Proteins encoded within one genomic window of Dromaius novaehollandiae isolate bDroNov1 chromosome 7, bDroNov1.hap1, whole genome shotgun sequence:
- the LOC135328945 gene encoding inositol 1,4,5-trisphosphate receptor-interacting protein-like 1: MQQRKEQEVELMTRLQQEFAEMMQEPQSGLFRRDVVFATWDLWQFGAFAAGLVLLFGLFWMATEQDFDECDSSSGLSSSSSEEEGEGEEQEAVGAVHWLSPEQQLDCPGRRALETFYQQHLWGPVQDVAHTCKVVEELAGNLLHACQMLSLTTFLPRLEWCIGVGSIFEGWSYHRQDTVYRLLVLLKPPPGHSFHLKLGTGGELPARHGHVHVKLECMCEREQLLGDVLCFRHHSQIQVRRYQRPGLLHTLCTGFYLDVEKTARWFQLFVRNAWDVIAAEQNCQLTVLPSSHSCKLQLTCDSGRTMHTEIMLGVQQDNSGLFMGSQEAEAGLSSSTTWLESCALQELLFFRFMARQAPQGSCHLTCLQLLTYLLEDSVLSSVHLKTVAMHLLTLLPPSEWCPEHLLERLRDVLRYLHCCLEEKQLHHFLLGNKRVPREVPLPAAFQTASPLNLFQRLAQQPDAHAQALREFTELQDRLRRLLLW; this comes from the coding sequence ATGCAGCAGcgcaaggagcaggaggtggagctGATGACTCGGCTGCAGCAGGAGTTTGCGGAGATGATGCAGGAGCCGCAGAGCGGACTTTTCAGGAGAGATGTGGTCTTCGCCACCTGGGACCTGTGGCAGTTTGGGGCCTTTGCTGCAGgccttgtgctgctctttgggCTCTTCTGGATGGCCACGGAGCAGGACTTTGATGagtgtgacagcagcagtggcctgagctcctccagcagcgaagaggagggggaaggcgaggagcaggaggctgtgggtgctgtgcacTGGCTCTCTCCTGAACAGCAGCTGGACTGCCCAGGCAGGAGGGCCCTAGAGACCTTCTACCAGCAGCACCTCTGGGGGCCAGTGCAGGACGTGGCCCACACATgcaaggtggtggaggagctggcGGGCAACCTCCTCCATGCCTGCCAGATGCTCTCTTTGACAACTTTCCTGCCACGCCTGGAATGGTGCATCGGTGTGGGCAGCATTTTTGAAGGCTGGAGCTACCACAGGCAGGACACCGTCTACAGGCTGCTCGTGCTCCTGAAGCCACCACCCGGGCACTCCTTCCACCTGAAGCTGGGCaccggcggggagctgccggcgaGGCATGGCCACGTCCATGTGAAGCTGGAGTGCATGTGCGAgagggagcagctgctgggggacgTGCTGTGCTTCCGGCACCACTCCCAGATCCAAGTGCGCAGGTATCAGCGCCCCGGGCTCCTACACACCCTGTGCACTGGCTTCTACCTGGATGTGGAGAAAACCGCCCGCTGGTTCCAGCTCTTTGTAAGAAATGCCTGGGACGTGATTGCTGCGGAACAAAACTGCCAGCTGAcagtgctgccttcctcccattCCTGCAAGCTCCAGCTCACATGTGACTCTGGGAGAACCATGCACACTGAGATAATGCTGGGGGTGCAGCAAGACAACTCGGGGCTCTTCAtgggcagccaggaggcagaggccggcctcagcagcagcacaacttggctggagagctgtgccctgcaagagctgctgttcttcagattcatggccaggcaggccccccagggcagctgccacCTAACGTGTCTGCAGCTCCTCACCTACCTCCTGGAGGACTCGGTGCTTTCCTCTGTCCACCTGAAAACAGTCGCCATGCACCTCCTGACACTGCTTCCCCCATCAGAGTGGTGCCCAGAGCATCTCCTGGAGCGGCTGAGGGATGTCCTGCGCTACCTGCACtgctgcctggaggagaaacagcttCACCACTTCCTCCTAGGCAACAAGAGGGTGCCCAGGGAGGTCCCCCTGCCAGCGGCCTTCCAAACGGCCAGCCCGCTCAACCTCTTCCAGCGCCTGGCGCAGCAGCCCGACGCCCACGCCCAGGCACTGCGCGAGTTCACCGAGCTGCAGGATCGGCTCAGGA
- the LOC135328915 gene encoding lanosterol synthase-like has product MHCSMATSMWSLTFSGCRTMPSMARRSARPPAIAYLEEVGEKQMPENPADYQKYYCHMNKGGFPFSTRDCGWIVADCTAEGLKSVMLLQEKCPFLTKPVPSERLFDAVNVLLSMRNSDGGFGTYETKRGGRLLELLNPSEVFGDIMIDYTYVECTSAVMQALRHFHEVFPEHRAPEMRETLQKGLDFCRRTQRADGSWEESWGVCFTYGTWFGLEAFACMQHTYRDGAACREVARACQFLLSKQMADGGWGEDFESCEQRVYVQSAALQIHNTCWALLGLMAVRYPDISVLERGIKVLIDKQLPNGDWPQENIAGVFNKLCAISYTSYCNVFPIWTLGRFSRLHPNSPLAGQLQPRSSSGAGKAPEEAWSA; this is encoded by the exons ATGCACTGCTCCATGGCCACATCCATGTGGTCACTGACCTTCAGCGGCTGCAGGACAATGCCCAGCATGGCGAGGAGGAGCGCAAGACCCCCAGCCATAGCCTACCtagaggaggtgggagagaagcag ATGCCGGAGAACCCAGCCGACTACCAGAAATATTATTGCCATATGAACAAG GGTGGCTTCCCCTTCAGCACCCGGGACTGCGGCTGGATCGTGGCTGACTGCACGGCAGAGGGGCTGAAGTCGGtgatgctgctgcaggagaagtgccCCTTCCTAACCAAGCCCGTCCCCTCTGAGCGCCTCTTTGACGCCGTGAATGTG TTGCTGAGCATGAGAAACTCCGATGGAGGCTTTGGCACCTATGAAACCAAGCGAGGAGGTCGCTTACTGGAGCTGCTGAACCCCTCGGAGGTGTTTG GTGACATCATGATCGACTACACCTACGTGGAGTGCACGTCGGCCGTCATGCAGGCGCTCAGACACTTCCACGAGGTCTTCCCTGAGCACAGGGCCCCAGAGATGAG AGAGACTCTGCAGAAGGGCCTGGACTTCTGTCGGAGGACGCAGCGAGCCGACGGGTCGTGGGAAGA gAGCTGGGGGGTTTGTTTCACCTACGGCACCTGGTTTGGCCTGGAGGCATTTGCCTGTATGCAGCACACATACCGcgatgg GGCTGCGTGCAGAGAAGTGGCCCGGGCCTGCCAGTTCCTGCTCTCCAAGCAGATGGCAGATGGTGGCTGGGGAGAAGACTTTGAGTCGTGCGAGCAGCGCGTGTACGTGCAGAGTGCCGCTTTGCAGATCCACAATACgtgctgggccctgctgggacTCATGGCTGTCAG gTACCCTGATATTAGTGTGCTGGAAAGGGGCATCAAAGTGTTGATCGATAAACAGCTGCCCAACGGGGACTGGCCTCAG gaGAACATTGCTGGAGTGTTCAACAAGTTGTGCGCCATCAGCTACACCTCCTACTGCAACGTCTTCCCCATCTGGACACTGGGGCGTTTCTCCCGGCTGCATCCCAACAGCCCTCTcgctgggcagctgcagcccagatcCTCCTCTGGGGCAGGGAAAGCCCCAGAGGAGGCCTGGTCTGCCTGA